One Thamnophis elegans isolate rThaEle1 chromosome 2, rThaEle1.pri, whole genome shotgun sequence genomic window, TTGCAATGTCCAACAAGTCAGCCAGCATTGATGGATTACAGTTGCCctgaaaaccatttttttttcattgtagcAAAGTCCTGGTGAAACCTCTCACCATATTCATCACTGAATGCACCTAGATTTTGAGGAAAGAAGTCCAAGTATGAATGCAAAAAATGAATCTTCAATGACATGTTGTGCTTCATGATCTTGTATGCTGTAAGAAGTTTGTCAACCAGCTGAATATAGTTTGTTGCCGTGTCGTTGCCAAGAACATTCTTATCAACATCCTTGAATGCTTTCCAGGTGATTTTCTCTGGCTCCACTAACACACATCTTCAAACAATTTGTTACTGATGACATATCTGATCTGTGGAACAGCAAAAATACCTTTCCTAATCTTGACATCAGTTATTGTTGGGAACATTTGTCTCAAATAACGAAAACCATCACCTTCCTTCTTCATCATTGTCATAGCATCTTTCATCAGTCCGAGTTTTATGTGGAGTGGAGGCAATAATAACTGCTGGATCAACAAGAGGTTCATTGGCCACGTTTTTCAGTCCTGGAACCAAATCCTTTCAACGTggccatttctttttaatgtaatgtGGAATCTCTTGCACGGCTGTCCCAATTGCATATGTAACAACAGTTCATTGTTCAATTCCATGCCGCAGAGCCACTTCTTTTAGAATTTTACAGATATTGAAGATGTATTCATATCTTTCTTTCATATGTGCAGCATGGCCAACAGGTGCTGAAGGTTGTACATTGCCTTGGTGTAAAAACAGAAGATTATCTATAGAACGGTACATGATACGCTAAATTACAGGTTATTTTTGCAATTAGCAACCAAAAATCTATAAGATAACACCAGAAAGGTTTTTAAGGAGCAAAATTTTTGTTGTCTAGTGAAATCAATGTTCAAAATTTGGCAGACAAACAAGCAATTCAAGGTATAAGAAATCTGTTATGATAGAAActaggctcatgaatcaattaggacatttttttggaaacctgacaccaggggtgacaaactcgatTTCGCTGACgggtgcatcagggttgtgtttgctctcggagggctggggtgggcgtggccagctcaacatcactcgtgtcaggggcacctgtggtggcccaagtgctccaGCAGCGAAAATaggctcccaagctctattttcagctgcgacagcctcctgcaatcctctggcagcaaaaacggagcttgggagggttgcgggtgtcccccccccctccaacctttgttttcactgtcagagacactgcaggccggtccttcgttgtttccagggcagcctcacaggccagatctaagcaccccatgagcaggatccagcccctggccttgagtttgacatccctgatataaGCCAATGTGGCAGCTGGACTCTTGAGTTTTCTGAGGAAATGCTCTTTATTTACCAATAGTTTAAACTGGGTCAACATGAACAGTTGAATTTGCCTTCCCAATTTGGTACCTTCCCGATGTGTTGGGATAGCAAATTCCAGAATTCTCAGGAATACATCTGTAAAATAACAGATTGTGAGAGACTGATCTACACTCACTTTTGGTTTTTTGACAGCATTGTATGACAGATCATTAGAGGTATTGGAAGATCCAGTTGACCACTTTTCTGATTAATGCTCTTTGCCCCAAAGTATAACCCAAGGGATACACCACTCCTGGACTCCACAACCTTTCATAGAAAACAGATGGTTTTGCCTGAAAATGTGCCACATTCTCCAGAAACATAAAAACAAACATTTGGAGCAGGAAGTGTACCCCCACAGGTGCAGCCGGAGGCAATAGGTAGCCTCCTAATAAATGAGCACTGTGTAATGATTTAAATACCTATGACTGggcaagtacagatagtcctcgcttaacaacaattcattcagtgaccgttcaaaaacTACAGGCCTCTCAGGGTCTCCCCCATCTCCTGAGGCACTCTGCACTCCACTTAATGCATTCCACTTAATGACCATGCCTGGTAAAGCCAGGATGCAGCCATAAAGTCAGGCCATGTAGTGACTTGCTTAATGGCCTCGACTCATAACCAAAATTCCAAGCTCAAccatggctgtaagttgaggaatacctataGCCATTTCCCAAGATCTACCAGATTCCAGATCAAAAAggctaggtttttttcccccttaaagcTTTTTCCACCCACATGGAAAAAATATTGGAGGCAGCATCATAACTCACCTGTGAGGGTCTTAATAATTTTGCGCAGGACAAAGTATTGTCGTGGGAAACTGTAGAAATTTTTTTCCAGCTCAATGGAGACCTGACTTGACTCGTGGGCTTGTGCCTCTTCACATCTGCATGGAAAAGAACAGAGCAACTGGGTAAAATCCAGTCAATCTCAATGCTCAGCCTGCACCCCACTTTTTTTAAACACCTACTGTGGCCCGTCagcggccaacagagctggcagcagagatggacagtgaggaggttggagaggaacatgggccagccctggagtctggggaaggctcggatgagggctctacGTCGGGGGCAGAGATGGGGCAAAGGGCATCTAGcatttctcagctgccttcagagctagacagcagtgtggcagagaaacagctggagcctgttcccagtgtgcgcatacacagagctgccagaagaaaagaacagctaagaaatcagggtcgacttgggagtaaaaccgcaggtggacggtgaatggcccctcccataggaaataaacgAGGAGTGAAAGACaggtgggcttttgcaggaaacaattcgttcatttgtttgtttcaggagtgtgaaaatctgtccgtgaatcccaaagactctgtgccaagtctttccttgcacagcactgtgtttgggaaatatttacatggcagctttccaagatagataagatctgtggtcataaattcacctttgaaagaccaTTTACCaggtctttgctgaatgtgaatgagaggaattcacattcgtttaataaaaggggttttgttgggaccaggaatctgctttgtggttttcggggaagcctaggtcagaacaccaccAACCTATCTCTGCCTACATAAGGCTCTACCTGGCCTCCTAGTCAAAGCTGATAAATATGTCACACTACTGAAACAACATTTGCTGCCAGTGCAAgtggtcctcggcttacaatagttcacttagtgacagatcaaagttacaacagcgctgaaaaaaagtgatttatgaccatgtttcgcacttacaaccactgcaccatctccatggtcatgtgatcaaaatttggatgcttggcaactggcatgtatttatgacagttgtagtgtcctgaggtcatgtgatctccttttgtgacctcaaagttcaatggggaagccagattcacttaacaattgtgttactaacttaacaacttaatTGTCCCAAGGAGGGTCAAGAACTTAAcaacttagcaacggaaattttgagctcaattgtgttcataagtcaaggactatttataATCAAGTTGGATTGAGGAAGATCTGGTAAGCTGGACATCTTAAACAAACCTCTGTCTCACATCTGCGCCTTTACTCAATTGAATTTCAGAGTTATGCTATTGTGGCCGAAGACATAGAAGCACAGAACACcaatggcaggggaaaaaaaactagtgGTCCATCCAGTCTGCCCTTtgagttttttgtttatttttactttataacAAGAGCTCAATTATGTATGCTTACTGAAAACATCAAAACAGATGGTACAAACTACTTTTATTAACTTACTGCAAGTAACATTCACATTAAGAGTTGCAGTGGTGCAGgagactctgtaaagcacttagagagggctgtaaagcacagtgaagcgatATATGagtaactgctgttgctattaagCCAAATTGATTTTTCCCCGTTTTTTTTAATGGGTCCAACAAGCAGTTCCCAAGTAAAATAATATATATCACTAAAGACTGTGAATTCTGGAGTAAAGTATCCCACctcaatttcatttaaaaaaattaaattagttaaaaatatgGTGTCAATATAGGAACACATACACATGCCTTCAGATACTCAACTTTGAGCTTTCATTTTTAAGTTAGTTATACTGCTTCTCTGATGATAACAGCAACAATTAGAATTGTTCCTTACCTCTCAAATGTGCTCCTCACGTCCTGTATAAAGACAGGAAATAATATTAAGATTTCATCTGATCTTAGGAGAACCCacacattaaattaaaaaaaacccatttgcaTAGGAAGTTATGCACCAAAAGGATTGGCATGTGGGATGATGATCCCATCACCTTATTCTATCCTCTCACGCCATATTTGCATATTTGCAGTGCTAGAAACCAACACATTTGAACAGGAAGCTACAAGAACTATACAAATTGCATTCACAAAGCCACAGAAATGAGCTCTAGCCTTATCAACCATCAAATAAACGTCAGTCGAAAGAGGATGTGCACGAGAAACAAGATAGGTTTACATAACCTTGACAAGTAACTTAAAGCTAACATTTGAAAATCGCTTCAAATGGAAGAAAACTACAATTTTGAAGCTGTAGCACTAGCAGACATTCAAAACTAATTAAATCACCCTGTGGGATCACGTAATATTGGTTCTTTTATTTCAATCACTTTTTCTAGCCATACGCATCTTTTAAAGAAGTAGATAACAGCTTGTAATTCTTCAGCCTTCTAAGAGAGGgaataaatcagtggtgggttcctaaccggtttactaccggtttgcggAGAGGGAGTTTTACGTGTGTGCTGCTCGTTTCATTCGCTCGTGTGCCCGCACACAGCACgttgctgtgcatgcacagttgactgaaaactgctCTGTGGATGCCGAAACATGCCGGCAACAGCAGAAGAGACCGAAAAACTGGTTTGGGAGCATGGCAGGCATggtttgctgccagttccagcgacccaggccgccaaaacactaccggttcagccaaaccggtaggaccACACCACTGGGATAAACACTTTTGGCATAAGTTTAGAATTACAGAGATGGAAGCGTCCAACATTCCTATCAAATGCTTCCAAGAATGCTGGACTAGGACTAAGGGAGCCCTGACTCAACCCCCTGCCCCCCAAATCCTGAATTTATTCTTGACATTATTCAATTTAATTGTCCTTATAAACCCACTGTAAAATGCAGGTagatctcaacttatgaccaaaattgggactagaatttcagTTATAAATTGTTGCGGTCATAAGTTAAGAAATCCATTTAACTGGGATCCAATTTTTTGACCGTTTTTTAtggtggctgttaagcaaatcacacatttgttaagtgaatccattcacTTAACTTGGGGGATGGGGGTTGTTTTGTAAGAAATCAGCCAAATAAAAATCTCAGCCACGTGAttgcaggatactgcaactgtttGTGACAGCGACTTGCCAAGCATCAAAAAAATGTGGTAACGTGACTGTACCCTGGTGCAACATTTTACCACAGCCGGAAAGGCTTTATGGGCTTCAAGCACCCTTTCCaaggccactgtaacttcaaagggTCATTAAATGTCCAGTCATAACTCGAGACTACCTAGAAACAGCTAGGGTAGGCAGACAATAACGTGTGCAGTCTTGAGTTCTTGAAAAGTTTGAGTGTAGATATATTCTCAGAAAGCATTTTCCTGTGGAAATTTATTAAAATCTCCCAGATTTTTCCCTCTGATTCTAAACCCACTTTTTGCTATATGCCCAAACAATCTGGATTATACCAGAAATGCCCAGTTTCTTCCCAGAGCAAACTTCGCTCTTTGATTCAAaattcctgggggaggggggagctcaTACCTGGAGCATGTCCATGCCCGACTGCAAACATTTTTCTTCGATTTCTGTGATAAGGCTGTTGAGGGCCATCCGTTGTTCTGACAGCTCCGTCACATTCTCCTTCAACTTCTGTAAAATTTCCTTCTCCTCGTTTTCTAGGCGTTGCATTAGTATGTCCTGCTCGTCTGCTAGAAATAGGTGCAGCTCCTCAAACTCATTAATGATGAGCTGACGACGGTCCTCCACCTTCCGCTGCAGACACATAAGAAGAAAAGGTTGGATAatatttggggcgggggggggaggagaaacatTTCTATGTCTTGTTTCTTTAACTTATTGGGCAGACCAGGCATTTTTAATAAGCTTTAGTTCTGTTGTGTTTCTTTTCGGGCTGTTCTTAGTGTCGCTAAATCTCTCTGAAGAATTTATATTCAGACTCCTATCTGAGAAATTTTctttacaggtactcctcgacttacaaccactatTGGgggcagaatttccattgttgagcaaggcagttgttaagtgagttgatGTGACGACCTTTATGCCATGGTTAGGCCAATCACTGCAGTGGGTACGTGAATCACCAGGTTGTTAAAGAGAAACCAACTTCCcttattgactttgtttgtccgaagctggctgggaagattgcaaatggtgatcatgtgacccctggAAATGACAACCgttgtaaatatatgctggttgccaagcgcctgaattcgGTTCATGTGACTGTGAGGACGCTTCGACGGTTGTATTTATGAGAATCGGTTAtaagacttcccccccccccccaatgccattgtgactttgaacaattgctaaatgaatggttgtaaatcaagggctacctgtattgttACTATTTGGAAtattacacattttaaaaatgtctgaaacCAGGAGAGGCCTTTCTTTTCTAACCTGGGTATCATttaaggcaggagtgtcaaactcgatttcattgagggttgcatcagggttatgtttgacctcgagGGCGGGGAGAATGGGCGTGGCCAGGATGTGTGTGGTCAGCTTGACGTTACTCCTGTCAGGGAGTGTCTGTGGTGGCCAgaatgctctgccagagaaaacaggttcccaagctccattttcagctgccacggcctcctgcagccctctgccagtggaaatagAGCTTGGGTGGGCCACATGCAGAAGCATcgcgggccggtccttcgctgtttccagggtggccttatgggccagatctaagtacccgcAGACTATATCTGGCctccgggtcttgagtttgacacccctgatttaaggatTTAATAATGTCATAAGCACTCTCAGTTGTTAAGAAAAATGTGTAAATTAACTAAAGTGGGGACAGAGGGAGTGGttggattcaatattttttactaccagttctttgggcatggcttggtgggcatggcaggggaaggttactgcaaaatccccattccttccccatcagTTGGGAGGCAGACagtagatgggggcgaggccagtcagaggtggtatttaccggattctccaaactactcaaaatttccgctactggttctccagaactggttagaacctgctgaataccacctctggacccaGGTACAAAAGGCTGAAATTTAACATtacattttaaaactgtttttctttTAGCTATGgtgaaaaattaaattaagaataAATACTCTGTCCTTCGGCAGTGAACCGAGGACTCAACACCTGCCTTGAGTTCCCCAGCCTTCTTTTCTTCTCGGGATTTGCAGTGGGCGATCTCTTGCAATTTCTTTTCCAATGGCTCCAAACATTTCTGCATCTTTTCCTGaattaacaaaaacaaaactcttatataactttacaagcctcctaagggctattgatgcccttttattttaaaaaaacatttttgggaggttttcagagtgcaaaaacttttttaaaaaaaatttgcctcttcaaaaccttggtgcgtcttatactccggtgcgccttatactacgcaaaatacagtacatacatgAAGATTTCATGAAGCTGACGTAACtcttatatacattttctttgaatGCGGTTGACATTGTCAATTATCCCACAACTTCTGCCATTCGTCTAgttcaggggttggcaaccttaaacactcaaagagccacaaaggtcctaaccagaattctggagccaactggaagtccgattccctcaccatagagtctccttctaccatggcatcctttttcctctacctgtcctaactgaaagccctatcaacacatcttgctgtcaaattaattcctaaatattttactttcttagtaATCAGAATATCTATTCTCTTCATTAACTCTTTTTTCTGCTTGCCTGTAATGTTTTTCACTAAGATTTTTGtttcctctttatttattttcaatccttCTACTtccccatattcttctattttttaaattaattcttgTGGGTCTTTCAAAATAAATACTAAATCATCCACAAACGCCTGTAatttatacttttcttttttatttccacacCTTTCATCTCTACCTCCTGTCTAATATTTCTATTCATTAGTTCCAATGTCATCATGAATAACAAAGGAGACAGAGGGCATCCCTGTCTTTTGCCTTTCTTAATATTGATCTTCTCGGTCATCTCTCCATTTATTATCATCTTTGCATTTTGTTTATAATATATCACCTTAATCATGTTAATAAATCTCTCCCCAAAGTCCATGTCTTTTAATTGTTagcataaattgccaatttataTTATTGaatgctttctgtgcatctagGAAGACCAATGGATGTGCTTCATAGTATTCCAATGTATTTAAAATTAttctattatctttaatttgtctcttaggtAGAAAACCATTTTTATCTGAATGGATAAATTGGTTTAGAAATCTTTTTTAATCTTCCTGCGATTACTGAAGCAAATATTTTATAGTCAGCATTCAATagtgaaattggtctataattttttaTCTGTTGCAAATCTGCATCTTCTTTTGGTATGAGAGTGATAAATGCCTCCATCTATGAGTTTAGTATTTTTGCTTCTGATAATAGATCATTAAATACATCCAAAATTGGAGTACTTAGAAtattttgtaggtctttgtatagTTCTGCTGGTAGTCATTCCAGGCCTGGCATCTTGCCACTCTCTTAATTGCCTCTGTTAATTCCATCATTGTTATCTGTTGCTCTAACATTGTTTTGACTGTTTCAAGGATTTTAGGGAAGTCCACTTTTTCTAAGTATTGGTTTATTTTATCTTCTGGGATTATTTCCTGATCATATAGTTTTCCATAGTAGTTTTgaatcactttctttttctcttcattttgatAGTGAAGAATTCCTTCTTCATCCATTAGTTGGTATAtcaatttcttttccttctcctttttcagtttatatgccagccatcttcctggtttatttgtattttcaaagaaactttgtttaacgcttttaatttttttgtgctAGTTCTTCTTTATCTGTTAAATTCAGCTTACGTTTTGTTAATtccatttgtatttttatattcttttgtgGATCTTTTTGTAGCTCTATCTCTAATCGCTTATATTCTTCTagtgtcttttgtcttttctttttatttttctttcccatgtatgTTATGACTAGACTTCTAATATATCCCTTAGCCATATCCCAGACGTTTTGTAGTGacgtttcttcttttctattctctttaaGGAAAAAgtccatttctttttccataaatTGAATAAGTTCCTTTTCTTTTAACATTGATTGATTCAAAGTCCATCTTGGTTTCCTTTTTTGTCCCTTCCATATCACTTTTATTGGGTTATGATCCACCcaattatttatttctatatttatttcctGCACATTAGATTTTAATTCTGCTGACATCCATATCATATCTCTCCTGGACCAAGACATATATGTGTATTTGAGTAAAATGAATATTGATTTTCATTAGGATGAATCTCTCGCCATACATCTTGGATACCTACTTCTTCTGCCATTTTGAAAAAAGCTTTTggaagtggttttttttagcttttttgttTATTCTTCTGGTTTTGTAATCTTGTTCCACATCTAGAATTGCATTGAAATCTCCTACCACACATATATTTTCGTAGTCCAATTCTGCTATTTTCTTATGGTGTTTAACATAAAAATCCTCTTGATTGTTATTTGGTCCATATATTGCTACTAAAAGTATCTGTTTATTATTCATTGTTATCTCCATCATCAGGATCCTCCCTTCCTCATCCGCAAAAAAAATTGCTTAACATTTATTGTCTCTTTTACATAAAGAGCTATTCCTCTCTGAAGAGTTCTAATAAACAAACCAGAATCAACAATCAATATTTTCATCTAGTACCACTTTTATCTTTCTGACGTATTTAATATAACCGATACTGATACAACCAACCTCTTTCCCAAGGAGCTAACAGGACTGAAACCCAAATGAGACTGCCAAGCAAAAGTATGTATTCAGGGGAATACTGAGATTTGAAGAAATATAAGTTAAATATAAGCTCAAAGGTCACCAGGAGCTACTGCATATTTGGACACCAgttggggaaagggggaaataaaaacagaaaaacaaatgaaGGACAAGGCTGAAGCAAAATGCCTTTAACAGTTTAAAGTTGGGGATTTGTTAAtcatgagtccgaaagctcagaatacaaaacatctggtcctggtgaccgacatagattggatcctgcaacattatcctggggacATGTATGTATTTGCATTCAGTCATGAGTTTAAAGTTACCTCTCAGACTAACACTTTCTAGCTATGTGGGAACCCACAGAACTGCATGAAAAGGCCACCTTCACTGAGACTCCAATACCCTCTGGAGCACCCTGGGTTAGAAAATATTGTTCTAGGATACTTCGAAAGAAAACATGCTCACGAGCACTCTTGTTACAGAGCAGGCTctgaatatcattttttaaagcaaaagacTATAACTGATCAAAACAAGAAGATACACCGCTACTACACAATCTCTTTTGATACAGAACCCACGAAAAGAGAGgtaggtatacaggtagtcctcagcttataaccataatggaacctgccaattatggttgtaagtcgtgATAGTCATTAAGTGGGTCATCACATGACTGACTAAATTTTATGGCTTTTTTGGGTGAGTGGGGGCAGAGGCTTTTAAGTAAATGTGGCAATCATACAGCAAACGCTGCAGAAGTTAAGCGAATCCATTGTTCTGTATGGAGTTTTTtgcggtgacgcagtggttagaatgcaggattgcaggctatCTCTGCCAATTcctaggagttcaatcctgactggctcaaggttgcctcagccttccaaccttctgaagttggtaaaatgagcagccagattgctggggacaataggctgactctgtaaactgcttagagagggatgtaagcactatgaagtagtacattagtctaagtcagtggttctcaacctgtgggtcaggacccctttgggaaTATTccccatcagaaaacacatattttcaaaaaaatacggaaaacataaaataatcttatggttgggggtcaccacaacatgaggaactgtattaaagggttgcagcattaggaaggttgagacccactggtctaagtgctattgctgcatGTCAAtttatagcaaaaaaaattgtaagttgtgatcacgtgaccgtgggaTGCTACTAGCagcccaaaatgtggtcatgtctCCACGGGAGATGGGCAGCGCACATTATAACATTGAACAGTCGCTAAGCGAgcagttgtaagctgaggactacctctatatcaGCCCTCTGCCAGTCAAGGTGATCTTTACCCCTCCCTCTTGGTTGTAGGAAAGCTTTGAACCCATTGTGTGCCAATGCCGTCACCCTACCTTGTACTCCTGTGAGGCATCATCCAAGGACACAACTGTGTGGGAACGGTGTTCGTGGGAGATCTCGCACGCTAAGCAAACGGCCTCCTGGTCTTCCTTACAGAAGAGGCGAAGCACTTCATTGTGCTTCTCGCACAAGTCCTCATCCCGTATCTTTCGCTTATTGGTGACCTGGAGTTGCTTGGCAATCTCGACCATGTTGCCGAGCTGCCGGTTGGGCTTCAGAGAGCGGTGGCGGAAGGTCTTGCGGCACACGGGGCAAGGGAAGTCTCGGTTCAAATCCTCCCACCAGCGGGTGATGCACACCCGGCAGAAGTTGTGGCCACAGTCGATGATGACAGGGTCTTTCAGGTACTCCAGACAGACGGAACAGCTGGCTTCCACTTGGAGGGTCTCCAGAGGATTTGTGGTTGCCATGGCTCCTGTAACATAGAAGGAACGTTTCAGTCAGAATCAGCCAAGATCccagtttaatattttattggaTAGACTTCCCACCCTTTCCCTAGAAAACTCTAGAAAAGCTTACATGGGCTCTTCATGTAAGACACTGAAAGATTGCAATGGCAAATGGAAATTGGTCCTTCCCTGAACTTGGGAGATTAGATGGTCCTCAatatacaaccacaactgagcccaaaatttctgttgctatgtgagctttgcccccattttacgactttccttgccacagttgttaagtgaatcactgcaatggttaagttagtaacacgacagttaagtgaatctggcttccccgccgactttgcttgtcagaaagtcgcaaaaggggctCCCACGACCCTGGGACACTTGTTGCCAAGCGGccaagttttgatcatgtgaccgtggggatccCGCTATGGTCATAAGCCTGAAACAGTCGCGCTTTTCAATGcagttgtaacttggaacggccactaaacaaatggttgtaacacGAGGGCTACCTGTCCTCCCCTCTGAAATTCAGTGAGGTTTTACTCCAAAAAAGTCAATACCAACAAAGATGATAGATGAGGCGGACGTCCTACCAACAAGCACAGCTGGACTGCGAAGAGTCTAGACAGCCAAGAGTTGAGAAGCCAAGAAATGGATGGCACGACTGCTAATTAaccttctaaagcaggggtgtgaaactcaaggcccacaggctggatctggcccttagggtgcttagatctggcccacagggccgccatggaaacaacaaaggaccagccTATGGTGCTTCTtctagcaaaaacagagctcagggaggCCACATGTGGCATCCCGGGgttcattttcattggcagagagcTTCAGGAGGTCATCGCTGCCGGAAACAGAGCCTCAATGagtaatgttgagctggccaggcctccccagcctccccccacccccaaggtcaaacataaccatgatgcggccctcaatcaaATTAagttttgacacccctattctaaaGATAGTGGAAGCTAGAGAACTGTTAGGGTTCCGACTGACAAATCCAACCAAACCAGCAAATCGAGGCGATCAGATCTTTTTAAGCataactttattgagtacatcatttcggcACACACGAAGCAAAACCAACTCTAACTATTTCCCTGTGATTTTCGCACAATTGAAGAATAGATATTTCCCTCCCCTCCAGGGTCACTCCTTCAAGTCTCTGGCAAACACCCcttgagatgaccttggttctcaagGGACAATCTCTTCTTGTTGTCTGGGCTAACATTCCAAacctttccctcccccacccctcccaaaaaaatgTGTGGCAAGCTGGGAAACGAAACGATGTCTGGGGCAGCATATGCATGTTCTGAAGTTAATAAGGATATCCAGAATTCTAAATTGGCCAATTCAGGGCACCT contains:
- the LOC116502903 gene encoding E3 ubiquitin-protein ligase TRIM39-like isoform X2, producing MPVISDQLQMNETRGAMATTNPLETLQVEASCSVCLEYLKDPVIIDCGHNFCRVCITRWWEDLNRDFPCPVCRKTFRHRSLKPNRQLGNMVEIAKQLQVTNKRKIRDEDLCEKHNEVLRLFCKEDQEAVCLACEISHEHRSHTVVSLDDASQEYKEKMQKCLEPLEKKLQEIAHCKSREEKKAGELKRKVEDRRQLIINEFEELHLFLADEQDILMQRLENEEKEILQKLKENVTELSEQRMALNSLITEIEEKCLQSGMDMLQDVRSTFERCEEAQAHESSQVSIELEKNFYSFPRQYFVLRKIIKTLTGNVQPSAPVGHAAHMKERYEYIFNICKILKEVALRHGIEQ
- the LOC116502903 gene encoding E3 ubiquitin-protein ligase TRIM39-like isoform X1, coding for MPVISDQLQMNETRGAMATTNPLETLQVEASCSVCLEYLKDPVIIDCGHNFCRVCITRWWEDLNRDFPCPVCRKTFRHRSLKPNRQLGNMVEIAKQLQVTNKRKIRDEDLCEKHNEVLRLFCKEDQEAVCLACEISHEHRSHTVVSLDDASQEYKEKMQKCLEPLEKKLQEIAHCKSREEKKAGELKRKVEDRRQLIINEFEELHLFLADEQDILMQRLENEEKEILQKLKENVTELSEQRMALNSLITEIEEKCLQSGMDMLQDVRSTFERCEEAQAHESSQVSIELEKNFYSFPRQYFVLRKIIKTLTGDLTLDTETAHPNLVVSEDRKSVKFVEQRLRDLSDSPKRFTIYPCVLATVGFTSGRHYWEVEVGEKTHWALGVCKNSVSRKGETTSLPETGYWRVRLLNGDKYAATTNPFTPLHISVKPKRVGIFLDYEAGKLSFYNVTDRSHMYTFTDIFTEKLWPFFYPGIRAGRKNAAPLTLRPPTDWE